The Sabethes cyaneus chromosome 3, idSabCyanKW18_F2, whole genome shotgun sequence DNA window ATGGCGGCGTTGCCACGCCGTGTATTGCCAGCTGATTTACGTCCTTGATACAGAAGGGAGAAAGACAAGTATAAATCATGTTTTTCTTGATATCGGTTTGATAACCCCCCCATGCTATAAGATGGATAATTTCGACAAAGAATCACTATTATTCGTGTGCCTCAAAAACAGAACAGCTCAATTTAAACgattgataaaaaaataaaatctgcAATGATTTCGTCATatagaaaacaggaaaggtACCGTTTCAACATATATCAGCAAGACAAATCAGCCCCAAAGATTTACTCATTTTGAAtacgtcaaaaatttcagtAGATGTTACAAACAGTTAcccaaaaaaaatatcatggaCAAGCTACAAGAAATAAAAGTAAAGTGATCCTTACCCGTCGGTCCGTCGCGGTACATATAGAGTTGGCGTGCTGGGCACAATGCGATCGTCAGCGCTTTCGtcatagttttgctgcatcaacatgagctgctgctgttgctgacgGGCAAGTGGATTGACCTGTCGTCGGCTCTGCGACGGTGATGCAGCCATGGTCTGGGAAGTGGCCGAGGAAGCAGCAGCGGCCGTTGCCGAGGACGCCGACGTGGAAGATGAAGTAGTGGAAGCTGAAGTTGACGCAGCTACCGTAGCCGCCGTTGACGAAGCGGAAGAAGTGGATGGGCCCGATGGTTCACCACTGCCACTGGTAATGCTCTGAATTTGTTGAACCTCATTCGAGTTCGGCTGGCTACTACTTTCGCTAGGCTGTCCATCAGACGATGTTGAAGGGCCTGCGTTGCTACTTTGACCGACGCTTGTGCTGGACGTTTCTACGTCCGGTGCCACTTGGGCACTCGAAGTCGTGGAGGACGTTCCGGACTGATTAGGAACTTCATTGTCATCGTCCACATCGACCTCGTTATTTGCCGATTGAACGTTGTCTTCGTCAATGTCAGGGCCTTCACCTTCGTCATAATTACCCGCTATTTCCGGTTCATCTTGCTCATATGCTTCTTCTCCTTCATAACCTTCAAAAGGGCCATCGTCTGCTTCAGCTGTACCTTCATCGGCAGTTCCGTCATCCGCCATACCTTCTTCGTCTTCCTCAGAGTCCACAACGATGATGTCATCCTCTTGATCTCGTTGGGACGATGTTGGTACTTGATACTCAACATCCAAACCGGACTCGCTGACGCCCtgttaagaaaaaatatattcaaaaattgaaaaaaagagaACAAACTATTTTTCGCTATGCACTGAAATAATTATGAAGCAGACTTTGCATCAATTATTTATATGTCATTTAGTTTCAAATATTTTCCCTATGTCCCTATTTCTAAAATCTGTGTGATGGCAACACCTGCGCTTATTACGAAAACGTGGGTGGAATGCACGCAACTGTCTGCGGATGTCTGTCAAGGTAGTGCGAGTTTACAATCCatacgaaataatttttttgacggCAACCTGGCTCGACAACCAATGTACATATCACGAAGCGAATAAAACACGGCTGGCTACAGTAACaaagatgccggatgagagacaaGCAAAAgaaatattcagcagagaacccgacagagtaAGTAAGTCCCGTTGTCCTTCGGATTGCAGTTTCcaaggtaatgttgaatagcaggttagaagGTGCATCCGTTTGTTTCgatccatccaacgtcacgaaagcagccgAGGTCTATGCCACTATTTTGACGCACGATTTTGATCGATCCAGTGTCGCACGAATCCGCTAAATTGTTATCGGAAAAtcatattctagcattatctgccacagctcatttcatttgactgaataGAACACCGCATTAAAATCTACAGAcggatgatgagtctgcaaatgGTACTCGCGGAACTAGATAAGTTCAAGCAACTGATTCGGGGAAAACCAATCCGTTGTGGAGCGACGAATAATTCCGCTAACGGTCACAGTTACAGAACAGGACACCGGAGAACATATTATAAGCAGTCGatgtccatttttttaaataaggcaAATAAAATTTCCCACAGGTAACTCAAAACCAATTTTACAATCACTGTCGATTGAATACAGATTCATAATGCACAAAGAATTCCCCCAACCCCTAAAAAACCTTTTTAAAAGTTGCTGATAATAATCTAGTTATACGTACCTGGAATGTTTCCCCGCCCTGCATGCGAGTGCGTTTGTTGACGGGAGCCGATTTTTCACTCAGCTGCTCGACTGTATCGGTGGAACTGTCCCCTTCTACATCGCGGGGACGCTTGTGACCGGCGGTCACTTGGGAAGTAGTCACAGTGTTGCTCGAGGTGGATGCCTGATGGTGGCTGCTTAGTGCTAGCTGCTGCGTCTgtccgaaagaaaaaaaaagaaatgatcAAAACTTGTATGCACATCGTAAGTGTAGTACTCACGTTTGAGGACGATCCACTGGTGCTGGGGGCAGGATTTTGCTGTTCCTGGACCGATTGTTGCAACTGAGGCGAAGACTGTGCCACCTGAGCGGAAGTACTACCGGTTTGAGCTGGTGATCCTTCGATGTGCGGAGAAACCAGTGCCACCGCTTGGGAGGAAAGCTGCTGCCCAGCAGAAACGTGCATTTGAGAGGGCCCCGGTTCGTTGGGCTGCTGAGCCGGCAGACTTTCGTTCTCTTGCTGCGAGCTACTCTCGGCCGTAGAGGAAGATGTTGAAGCTGTTCCCATTGGCGGAACAGCGGCGACGGCAACGTTGGCTGAGCTAGTGGCCGGCATGTAGTCCGTGTGCGAACTGGTTGGAGAGGAGGACATCGACTCGTTTGAATTGTTGTTGCTGCCGGTGGTGTGTACTTGCTGCTGCGGTGGAACCAACGCAGTGACACTTGTGCCAGTATTCGAAGATGATGAGGACGATGAACCTTGAACGATGGCCACGTTATTCGAGGTCTGACTAGTAGGTAGAACGGCTGCCGTACGACTACTAGCTTGAACGGACATGGGACGAATACTGGCCAATGGCGTTTCACTGCCGCGGCGAGGTGTTACCGTGGCCGATTGTTGAGCGCTACTCGGACCGGGGATCGGCTTAACATTGGCTGTTCTCGGACTTTCAGTCGATGCTTTCTCCGACGATCCCGAAGCACTGGTTGATGGCTTCGAGACCTGTTGCAAACCTAATTGACGAGTTAATTGATTCAGTCGAATAGTCAGCTGTTCATTTTCCCGTGTCAATCGCGTGATGGCATCTGCCTTTTCCTTGTCTTGATCAGCATTTTCTTTAGTGATCCTTGAGATGCGCCCTTCATATTGAGATTTCAACAGCTCATTCTCCTCACGAACATGTTCCAACGATTGTATTTGTGCCTTGGCGTTACTCAGCTCGCGAGTGACATTATTTTTCGCTTCAGTTAGGCTGAGTATTCGATGTTTGACGTCCTTTAGAATATCTTGGTTACGTTCAGCCTTCTCCAGCTTACCCTTCAGGGTGTCATTTTCCTTTCTAAGATTTTCAATCTCTTCTTGTGAAGATGTAATTTGCGATTTCAATTCAGACACGTTGTTCTCAGTTACGTTATCGGACTCGTTGCTACCTCCTTCTCCGGCTGTTTCCGCTGCTCCACCTTCAGTTGCAGTCTTTTcgttctcatttttcttttctttcactTCGTTCTCCAGTTTAAGATACGAATCCTTGTAGCGTTTGGCAATCTTTCGAATTTGCTGTTCCTTGTTCTTGGCATCGGTCAACTGTTCTTCTTTGTTGGCCAATTCTTCTGTGAGCTTTTTCAAGTCTTCATCCCTCTTCGAGAGTGTGGACTTTACCTCCCCAATCTCTACAGTCATTTTAGCACCTGCTTGACGCAAAACATCCAGCTCATCTGCGTATTTTTTGTTCTGGTCGCTTGAGCCTCCCAACTGCTTGGTAAGATTGGTGACTTCCGTTTCCAGTTTACCCTTCTCAATCCTTATAGAATTCAGCTCCTCGTTTGACTTTTTGAGCAATTCTTTTTCGTTAGTCAACATTTTAGCAAGGTTTTCACGTTCGGTCTGCAATCGTTTCCAATCCTCAGGACTTGTTTTGTTCGATCGTTCGATCAGCAAATTGGCGCGCTGCCTCCAGCGTGTGGCTTCCAGACGGAGTGTCGAGTTTTCGCTGGTAGCTGATTCAATTTTAACGCTCAACTCCCGAACCTTCTCCTGTAACGGGAACAGTTCATCTTCTGCTTTCAGCAAACGTTCGGACAAATCcttgatttttttgtttaaactGTCACGCTCCTCTCGCAGGCTTCGATTACTATCAGTAATCGCATTCAGTGTTTCCAGCTTCCTAAGGATTTCTTCGTGCTTGGCAGTCGCTACAACACCGGTCTCGGATTTCTCCCGTTCGATATTCAGCTCTGCTTGCGATTCTTCCAGCTTTTTCTGGAACATCATCAACTCGGAACGGACTCGCACGTTCTCCGAACGCAAAATGTCGAATTGTGCAACCGCAATGTCCTTCTCCTTTCGGAGATATTTAATGATTTGCAACAGTTGATCGACCGAACGTTTCTCTTCATCAGAAATCGAGCGGTTCATTAGGGAATTGTCTTCGTTGATGGTCGCACTATCGTTCATCGATTCTTCAATTTTTTCTGCCTTTTCATTCGACTGCTCCAATGCTTGCGCTGCCGTAATCGAAAGCTTAGTGCTGAGGCTTTGAATTTGATCGTGCAGAGCAGCATTCTGGGAATTCAAATCGGCCAACCGTTCCTCCAGCTGGTCGATTTCTTTCTTCATAATCTCCTCCCGATTGTGCCAGCATTCTTCGTTCGTTTTGACACGTTCCACCGCCTGGTCGCGAGCCTGTTTAAGTTCATCAAACTGAAGTTTAGTTTTTTGGAATTCTTCCTTCAAGTTCGCTAGCTGCTGAATGTCGGACGAATGCTGAACCATTTCGTTGGCATATTTCTGCTCGGCCAGCTGAAGCTGTTCCATTAGGGAGTTATTCTTCTCGCGCAAGTCACGAAGATCTCGGTTGTTCTCACTTATTTTCTCGAGAGCATCCTTCAACTCCAACTGGGCTTTGTGCAGTACGGATTCGCTGTCAGTGGAAGAGGTCAGCTGTTCGCCCGTTTTCTTCAGTGAAATTTCCGTTCGCAGTTCTTCGACCTGAGCTTTAAGGTCGGTCTCACTTTTCTTAAGCGTGTCCAACTCACCTTCGGTTTTCGTCTTGTAGCTGTTGTACAGTTCACTGAGATCCTTCAACTCCTTCTCAGAGGACTCCGACATATTACAATATTGTTTGACATGTTCCTTAGCAGTTGCCAACTCCTTTCGTAAAGATTCGATTTCAATATCAGTTTCGTTTAGCTTCTGCTCTAATTCTCGAATCTTCTTGTGAGCTTGCGTTACGGGGTTATCTTCATCATTCGGCGAGAGAGTTTCCTGAAGCTTCCTGCTGAGGTCATCGATCTTTCTCGACTTAATCTCCAGCTCATCACGAGCATTCTTCAGCTCGGCTTGGACAGTTTCAGCGATAGCTATTTCCTCTTCCATCCGCTGTTTGGCAGTCTGCATCTGGCGCTCCAAGTGAGCGGTAAGCTCCCGGAAACGATCCTGTTCCTCTTGCAGGCGACGTCGCAAAGCCGAACACTCGCGAGCTGTCTCGTCGAGGCGCGTTTCAAGACGGATGCGACCTTCCGCTTCCGAGCGTTCCATGGTTACTTTAATCATTTCAATGTTGTTTAACAGTAAATTTTGATTCTGCCGTTCCCGGTTGAGAATTTCCCGCTCAGTCTGAAGACGTGATTCGGCGTCCTTTAGTATGCGACATTCTTGCTTCAAGTTTTCAACTTGGACCTCAGCTCGGGCGAGTTTAGATTCCGCACTTATTGCTTCGTCTTTAAGGAACAAGATAGTAGCTTCCTGCTTAGAAATTGTTGTCTCATAGTTTTTGTTTCGTTCCTCCAAAGTCGATATCTGTTTCTTATAGGTGGCAGCGTTCTTCTGCTGAATCTTGATTTGTTCATTGTTGTATTCGACGGTAGCAGCCAATTTTATGTTCTTTGAGGACAACTCTCGAAGCTCTGTGCGCATCGAATCAAACTGTTCATTCATCATCTTGTCGTTAGTGAGCTTTTCTTTGCGATAGTTATCATATTCCTCCTTTAGTGCCGTCATCATCTGCTGAGTTTGTTTCACTTTACTCTCCAGTTCAGAAatcttcttttctttctctgccACCGCTTCACTGGAAACCGCGCTAACCGTGGAAGCACTTGGCAATTCTTCATCCATAGCTGCGTCTCCTGTATCTCCAGAAAGCGATCCGTTCAAACTAGCACCGAGATTGCCCTTTCCGCCCGTACCTCCTACGGCATTGTAGCTGCGCATCGCATCGTGATACATTTTCTTGTATCGGTCTCTCTGTTGTATGCACTGTTGCATCATTTGCGTTTGATACTCTTGCGTTTCCTGCATTTCTTGCAATCGTTTGTTGTAGGATGCGATTTTAGCCTCGAACGTTGCCTGGCTCATAGCATTCTGTGCAATTTCTAACTCTTCAAGTTTCGCACTAAAATCGCGCACCACAAGCAACAATTTAACGTTGTTTTCCTGTAACTCCTGAATATCGTTAAATGTTACCAACTTCTTTGTGATTACCTCATTTGCACTCATGTCCGACGAGATGGATTGATCAGCCTCTGATGCGTAGCCTCcacgcatctgctctatttctCGCAAAAGATTGCAAATTTGACGACTCAAATCACCGCGCTccagtttgaattttttgttCTCACTATCCAAGTAACGGACTTTATCTTGCACAGATCCCAGCTCGGATCGAACCTCCGCGTTTTCTTCAATCAGTTTGTTGAGCTGTAGGCTCATCTCTTCGTTGGCATCCTTCAGATTCTGGTACTCATTTTGTTGACGCGTTAGTTCAGGGGCACGTTCTTCGAGTTCCTGcacaatatttttaatttgcaactGCAGTTtgctgttttcctttttctcaacCTGCAATGAAGAATTAATTTAAAACTAATCTAAATTATGAATGCCACCAGCTTACCTGTAAATCTTCGGCCGTTTTGACGTACAGCGTGTACAACTCAGTAAGGGTCATTCCGGACTTGATCAATCGACTGGTAGCAGCCGCCGATGGCGCCAACTTCTCCACTGCATGCTCTAAGCTTTCTTCCTGTGCTAGCTTTAGAAGTTCATTTGCGTGTTTCAATTCATCCTTCAGTTGCTGAATGGATTGCTCTTTGGACTCCAGCTCTTTTTCGTGTTTGAGCCCCTGAGCTTTTTGCTGCGTTTCCAACTTTCCGTAAGCATCACTGGCTTCATTCAGCAATTTCTTCAATTCAGACACAGCTGTTCCCAGCTCTTCGGTTTGCTTTTTCTTATCTTCGCAATCTTCCTGGTACAACTCGCACAGTTTAGTTTGCGACTGCAGCTCTTTCCGATAATGGTCCATCATTTTCCGTGTTTCTTCGTTCTGCTGAAGCAATTTCGTAGTGAGATCTTCCGCCTTCTCACTCAGCTCTTGATTTTGCTCATTCAGATGAGCAATTTGCGCGGTTGCAATCTTCAGCTCTTCAGTCTTCTCTGCCAGTTTGGCTTCCGTGGTCAACGCCTTGAAATTCTGCTCACGACGGACGTTTTGCAAATCTTGCAAAGCTCGATTCAAATCCTCGGACAACTTCTGGATTTGGATGTCTCGCATAGACAATTCTTTATCCATACGCTTTTCCTTGAAGTCTAAAGAGAATTCCTTGCTCTGAATTTCTTCCAGCTTTGCGAGAGCTTCGCACTTTGTCACATTCGCTGCCTTCAGCTTTTTTTCCAACCCAATAACGTCCGCTTGCAGCCTTTCCACTTCCAGCGTTTTACGTTCCACAGCATTTAGCAGCGTATCTCGTTCGTTAACAGCTTCGTTGCGCTCTCTTCTGAAACGCGCCGTACTGGCATCATTTTGCTTAACTTTCTCATTCGCCTGTGTTAATTCCTGTTTTGCATCTTCCAATTCCAACCGGAGTTCTTTAACACTTTGCTGTGAAAATTGAAACTTAGAAGACTCGTCCTGATACTTCAAAGTCAACTCTTCAATCTTCGTTTCATAGTCAGTTTTTAATTGTTCTGAAAAAGCATTAAAATGGCATTAAATTAAAAATCATCCAAAAACCTTTCGTGGTACATGCTCAACTGGATGaaccaaaacaacaacaaaagagCGCGTTCCGGCGTTTTCCACGACcgatgaacaaaaacaaagttcaCAAAATTGCTCGTACCGCTCTGTCGGCCTTTCTGCGAACTATTCAAAGTCACCGAATTCATTCATGACAGCGCAGTGAATTTTGCTCGtagaaaaaagcgaaaaaattctCATTTTCAATCATGGCTGGCATTATTTTAATGCTGACGAAgaacaaattttcatttttttatttttcaaatttgcttaattacCTCGACTTAGTACTTACCGACATTGGATTTAGCTGTCTCACAGAGGGCTTTTGCCGTTAGGAACTCCTCCAGCTTTTGCTCGTAATGAGTTTCGATTTTTTTCACCGTCTCGGTCTGTATCGCACCCAACTCTTCGTCAGACAGAACCGATCGCAAAACGCCTCCCGGATCCACCGTTTTCTCGGGCGttgcttcaactgcttgatCTATCGCTAAAATTTCGGCCGGAGGAGCCGCCACTTCCGGATTTTCATCTACTTCCATTGCCGTTGCTGAATTCAATCACCCACAAAATCGGAGATTCGCGAAAATCCAGCCAACGAAAAATGTGGCGTTCTTACTTGAGTTCTTCGAGACGTGCGTGTATACGTACCCAACACTAAGTTTAGGTAATTGTATTCTAAAGAACTACCGTAAACGATTTTTCCACCTTATGAATGATTGATTTGATCCGTTTTTCAACTTTCACCTAAAGCACCATCACTTTATGTCCCTTTCTAAAACAAATCTTGCTCAGACAATGCAAACGAACTTCGCGACAATGTCGGCTTTTTGCGAATGATGGCTGCCGTTGCCGCAAAAGATACAACACCTGAAAAAGCATGAACTTTAGACCATATTCATAATTAGGGTTGTCGCGAGAGTCGAGGGGTGCTTCGTGTGCTACTTTTAGAACAATAAGATACATGTCAAGTCGTATCGAAAAAAAGCTAACTGCGGGGTAAACaccaagggcatggtgtgttgctatctctttctcatgtaggagtgaagagagcaactttcaaatggtcgtcggcaccccatcgacatctctataacgagctgcagtgaacgtcagcgacaggatgtcctgggctcaaaatttgacagcgggcccaaatcagactgctggcagttgagtgaaacgcagtgctgacatgctatctcattttcgcacacacgagatgttggcagggaaaacatggttgcctgccgatggggtggtcgtcggtaaaggggaattcctAGCAAATTTattggttcctgtcaaaattaacattttggtacctatgcgtgggacatcgaaaatgtatgaatttgacagccacttcaccccgtagtgTAAACACCTTGTGGGCCTAgaaattcgctatgacggcaccgcacgacctcttttccaccTACAGAACAgcccgtagctgaatgcgtgaaaattatttccgacatatttctgtcttttgcactctttaacaaaccgctattctgcttcacgcaaactcgaaactaatgtaggtgtctccactgcggcgccgtcacAGCGAGTACTCAGAGATGAGACtgtgagagatacgcggaagcagc harbors:
- the LOC128744009 gene encoding nucleoprotein TPR isoform X1, with product MEVDENPEVAAPPAEILAIDQAVEATPEKTVDPGGVLRSVLSDEELGAIQTETVKKIETHYEQKLEEFLTAKALCETAKSNVEQLKTDYETKIEELTLKYQDESSKFQFSQQSVKELRLELEDAKQELTQANEKVKQNDASTARFRRERNEAVNERDTLLNAVERKTLEVERLQADVIGLEKKLKAANVTKCEALAKLEEIQSKEFSLDFKEKRMDKELSMRDIQIQKLSEDLNRALQDLQNVRREQNFKALTTEAKLAEKTEELKIATAQIAHLNEQNQELSEKAEDLTTKLLQQNEETRKMMDHYRKELQSQTKLCELYQEDCEDKKKQTEELGTAVSELKKLLNEASDAYGKLETQQKAQGLKHEKELESKEQSIQQLKDELKHANELLKLAQEESLEHAVEKLAPSAAATSRLIKSGMTLTELYTLYVKTAEDLQVEKKENSKLQLQIKNIVQELEERAPELTRQQNEYQNLKDANEEMSLQLNKLIEENAEVRSELGSVQDKVRYLDSENKKFKLERGDLSRQICNLLREIEQMRGGYASEADQSISSDMSANEVITKKLVTFNDIQELQENNVKLLLVVRDFSAKLEELEIAQNAMSQATFEAKIASYNKRLQEMQETQEYQTQMMQQCIQQRDRYKKMYHDAMRSYNAVGGTGGKGNLGASLNGSLSGDTGDAAMDEELPSASTVSAVSSEAVAEKEKKISELESKVKQTQQMMTALKEEYDNYRKEKLTNDKMMNEQFDSMRTELRELSSKNIKLAATVEYNNEQIKIQQKNAATYKKQISTLEERNKNYETTISKQEATILFLKDEAISAESKLARAEVQVENLKQECRILKDAESRLQTEREILNRERQNQNLLLNNIEMIKVTMERSEAEGRIRLETRLDETARECSALRRRLQEEQDRFRELTAHLERQMQTAKQRMEEEIAIAETVQAELKNARDELEIKSRKIDDLSRKLQETLSPNDEDNPVTQAHKKIRELEQKLNETDIEIESLRKELATAKEHVKQYCNMSESSEKELKDLSELYNSYKTKTEGELDTLKKSETDLKAQVEELRTEISLKKTGEQLTSSTDSESVLHKAQLELKDALEKISENNRDLRDLREKNNSLMEQLQLAEQKYANEMVQHSSDIQQLANLKEEFQKTKLQFDELKQARDQAVERVKTNEECWHNREEIMKKEIDQLEERLADLNSQNAALHDQIQSLSTKLSITAAQALEQSNEKAEKIEESMNDSATINEDNSLMNRSISDEEKRSVDQLLQIIKYLRKEKDIAVAQFDILRSENVRVRSELMMFQKKLEESQAELNIEREKSETGVVATAKHEEILRKLETLNAITDSNRSLREERDSLNKKIKDLSERLLKAEDELFPLQEKVRELSVKIESATSENSTLRLEATRWRQRANLLIERSNKTSPEDWKRLQTERENLAKMLTNEKELLKKSNEELNSIRIEKGKLETEVTNLTKQLGGSSDQNKKYADELDVLRQAGAKMTVEIGEVKSTLSKRDEDLKKLTEELANKEEQLTDAKNKEQQIRKIAKRYKDSYLKLENEVKEKKNENEKTATEGGAAETAGEGGSNESDNVTENNVSELKSQITSSQEEIENLRKENDTLKGKLEKAERNQDILKDVKHRILSLTEAKNNVTRELSNAKAQIQSLEHVREENELLKSQYEGRISRITKENADQDKEKADAITRLTRENEQLTIRLNQLTRQLGLQQVSKPSTSASGSSEKASTESPRTANVKPIPGPSSAQQSATVTPRRGSETPLASIRPMSVQASSRTAAVLPTSQTSNNVAIVQGSSSSSSSNTGTSVTALVPPQQQVHTTGSNNNSNESMSSSPTSSHTDYMPATSSANVAVAAVPPMGTASTSSSTAESSSQQENESLPAQQPNEPGPSQMHVSAGQQLSSQAVALVSPHIEGSPAQTGSTSAQVAQSSPQLQQSVQEQQNPAPSTSGSSSNTQQLALSSHHQASTSSNTVTTSQVTAGHKRPRDVEGDSSTDTVEQLSEKSAPVNKRTRMQGGETFQGVSESGLDVEYQVPTSSQRDQEDDIIVVDSEEDEEGMADDGTADEGTAEADDGPFEGYEGEEAYEQDEPEIAGNYDEGEGPDIDEDNVQSANNEVDVDDDNEVPNQSGTSSTTSSAQVAPDVETSSTSVGQSSNAGPSTSSDGQPSESSSQPNSNEVQQIQSITSGSGEPSGPSTSSASSTAATVAASTSASTTSSSTSASSATAAAASSATSQTMAASPSQSRRQVNPLARQQQQQLMLMQQNYDESADDRIVPSTPTLYVPRRTDGFSEAVSSPHPQVPNARFIFVETSRASGAAGDAQLLPEGIDDTRMDLSQLDESGTAGGRPTGRSVPTTPQQTSPNDHERAVIHGEPSTGQPEGNEAEQAGGEQLAPCANSAQVELANEPMAGPSGVGTSVASGSEREGQVPEITVSAAEDVDDEYGISESTTLDQSAVSSEATAAGSGRSGDRTDDDDMDLDMEDDRDRSTESADGVTSEGEKHLPTNPIPMDEGREADGLETPSSNTRSRTVPRGASRRGRRFGQRGSTPRNITWNEGRPLNRSGPPTMQVHQQQRSPIGSPNRMYHHGSPHQLPHHAQQQQSSPPMRRNTRSTRNRRSNVHYRP
- the LOC128744009 gene encoding nucleoprotein TPR isoform X2, with translation MEVDENPEVAAPPAEILAIDQAVEATPEKTVDPGGVLRSVLSDEELGAIQTETVKKIETHYEQKLEEFLTAKALCETAKSNVEQLKTDYETKIEELTLKYQDESSKFQFSQQSVKELRLELEDAKQELTQANEKVKQNDASTARFRRERNEAVNERDTLLNAVERKTLEVERLQADVIGLEKKLKAANVTKCEALAKLEEIQSKEFSLDFKEKRMDKELSMRDIQIQKLSEDLNRALQDLQNVRREQNFKALTTEAKLAEKTEELKIATAQIAHLNEQNQELSEKAEDLTTKLLQQNEETRKMMDHYRKELQSQTKLCELYQEDCEDKKKQTEELGTAVSELKKLLNEASDAYGKLETQQKAQGLKHEKELESKEQSIQQLKDELKHANELLKLAQEESLEHAVEKLAPSAAATSRLIKSGMTLTELYTLYVKTAEDLQVEKKENSKLQLQIKNIVQELEERAPELTRQQNEYQNLKDANEEMSLQLNKLIEENAEVRSELGSVQDKVRYLDSENKKFKLERGDLSRQICNLLREIEQMRGGYASEADQSISSDMSANEVITKKLVTFNDIQELQENNVKLLLVVRDFSAKLEELEIAQNAMSQATFEAKIASYNKRLQEMQETQEYQTQMMQQCIQQRDRYKKMYHDAMRSYNAVGGTGGKGNLGASLNGSLSGDTGDAAMDEELPSASTVSAVSSEAVAEKEKKISELESKVKQTQQMMTALKEEYDNYRKEKLTNDKMMNEQFDSMRTELRELSSKNIKLAATVEYNNEQIKIQQKNAATYKKQISTLEERNKNYETTISKQEATILFLKDEAISAESKLARAEVQVENLKQECRILKDAESRLQTEREILNRERQNQNLLLNNIEMIKVTMERSEAEGRIRLETRLDETARECSALRRRLQEEQDRFRELTAHLERQMQTAKQRMEEEIAIAETVQAELKNARDELEIKSRKIDDLSRKLQETLSPNDEDNPVTQAHKKIRELEQKLNETDIEIESLRKELATAKEHVKQYCNMSESSEKELKDLSELYNSYKTKTEGELDTLKKSETDLKAQVEELRTEISLKKTGEQLTSSTDSESVLHKAQLELKDALEKISENNRDLRDLREKNNSLMEQLQLAEQKYANEMVQHSSDIQQLANLKEEFQKTKLQFDELKQARDQAVERVKTNEECWHNREEIMKKEIDQLEERLADLNSQNAALHDQIQSLSTKLSITAAQALEQSNEKAEKIEESMNDSATINEDNSLMNRSISDEEKRSVDQLLQIIKYLRKEKDIAVAQFDILRSENVRVRSELMMFQKKLEESQAELNIEREKSETGVVATAKHEEILRKLETLNAITDSNRSLREERDSLNKKIKDLSERLLKAEDELFPLQEKVRELSVKIESATSENSTLRLEATRWRQRANLLIERSNKTSPEDWKRLQTERENLAKMLTNEKELLKKSNEELNSIRIEKGKLETEVTNLTKQLGGSSDQNKKYADELDVLRQAGAKMTVEIGEVKSTLSKRDEDLKKLTEELANKEEQLTDAKNKEQQIRKIAKRYKDSYLKLENEVKEKKNENEKTATEGGAAETAGEGGSNESDNVTENNVSELKSQITSSQEEIENLRKENDTLKGKLEKAERNQDILKDVKHRILSLTEAKNNVTRELSNAKAQIQSLEHVREENELLKSQYEGRISRITKENADQDKEKADAITRLTRENEQLTIRLNQLTRQLGLQQVSKPSTSASGSSEKASTESPRTANVKPIPGPSSAQQSATVTPRRGSETPLASIRPMSVQASSRTAAVLPTSQTSNNVAIVQGSSSSSSSNTGTSVTALVPPQQQVHTTGSNNNSNESMSSSPTSSHTDYMPATSSANVAVAAVPPMGTASTSSSTAESSSQQENESLPAQQPNEPGPSQMHVSAGQQLSSQAVALVSPHIEGSPAQTGSTSAQVAQSSPQLQQSVQEQQNPAPSTSGSSSNTQQLALSSHHQASTSSNTVTTSQVTAGHKRPRDVEGDSSTDTVEQLSEKSAPVNKRTRMQGGETFQGVSESGLDVEYQVPTSSQRDQEDDIIVVDSEEDEEGMADDGTADEGTAEADDGPFEGYEGEEAYEQDEPEIAGNYDEGEGPDIDEDNVQSANNEVDVDDDNEVPNQSGTSSTTSSAQVAPDVETSSTSVGQSSNAGPSTSSDGQPSESSSQPNSNEVQQIQSITSGSGEPSGPSTSSASSTAATVAASTSASTTSSSTSASSATAAAASSATSQTMAASPSQSRRQVNPLARQQQQQLMLMQQNYDESADDRIVPSTPTLYVPRRTDGT